The following are encoded together in the Planctomycetota bacterium genome:
- a CDS encoding prepilin-type N-terminal cleavage/methylation domain-containing protein, with product MKRKAFTLVELLVALTVLLVVIIATARIFGTTSKVAAIGEASADLQATATAMEKVIRGDIERIARDGVLGLQCVAVRNDVNRSGPLGAATAPLLDPTRPADEFIRCDQLVFFGRGHEESGVYLGGRSQEQKYALSLYKGGTLKVAPEFTSYEFMVRLGHATQFPSLLVDTNNPTLQPDADFLGTAGTGMPPVPWMWSATPTLSAAYFDGAANLNKYMTSQPEAREWTLARQVVMLADDGNPMPGTTPTAKNATWFHSLQASNMKANSATGIVQYNNQAAGSDPPSPQIEADLTIAQDMLWPNRALTASRVDTAATTIAEFRALAVYGATSSNLSKDFYFDQTGRLPWTKDEGTDPTAATLKLGYARDRIANALFGAPLGPINPANPMGRTFGLWGYPRAEKVAPSMDRTDSMVALPLLAGNCSSIQIDWTWSDGTAHFETPDGTPQVAMLPATPTATPVRNANVIDVPLSGLTTQSWPQQPFMPPSPPNATGAISVTGGATVGNVPRSIPWFGLPDSMFPIQQRRGVTMLAGPSVSDIDTPLSAPSYATAIRALKPSVASDPTKSAPFTPAAGDIETVAIASPPIDCARIERLCPTSPVGVLRPLGSATQVYSYQAIFGPNGDKPFREARYPGGVERVMRTDYTPWPTALRFTITLHDPKLAFSQGRVFQFVVELPKADKP from the coding sequence ATGAAACGAAAGGCCTTCACCCTGGTGGAACTGCTCGTGGCCCTGACGGTGCTGCTGGTGGTGATCATCGCCACGGCGCGCATCTTCGGCACCACCAGCAAGGTGGCGGCCATCGGCGAGGCCAGCGCTGACTTGCAGGCCACTGCAACTGCGATGGAGAAGGTCATCCGCGGCGACATCGAGCGCATCGCCCGCGACGGTGTGCTGGGCCTTCAGTGCGTGGCGGTGCGCAACGACGTGAACCGCTCCGGCCCTCTTGGTGCGGCCACGGCTCCCTTGCTCGATCCGACCCGGCCCGCCGACGAGTTCATCCGCTGCGACCAGCTGGTCTTCTTTGGCCGCGGCCACGAGGAGAGCGGCGTCTATCTGGGTGGCCGCAGCCAGGAGCAGAAGTACGCGCTCTCACTCTACAAGGGTGGCACCCTTAAGGTCGCCCCCGAGTTCACCTCCTATGAGTTCATGGTGCGCTTGGGTCACGCCACGCAGTTTCCCAGCCTACTGGTGGACACCAACAACCCCACGCTGCAGCCGGACGCGGATTTCCTGGGCACCGCGGGCACAGGCATGCCGCCGGTTCCCTGGATGTGGAGCGCCACGCCCACGCTCAGCGCGGCGTACTTCGACGGCGCCGCCAATCTCAATAAGTACATGACCAGTCAGCCCGAAGCCCGCGAATGGACGCTTGCCCGCCAGGTGGTGATGTTGGCCGACGACGGCAACCCGATGCCCGGCACGACACCGACGGCCAAGAACGCAACCTGGTTCCACAGCCTGCAGGCGAGCAACATGAAGGCCAACAGCGCCACCGGCATCGTGCAGTACAACAATCAGGCCGCTGGCTCCGATCCACCCTCACCACAGATCGAGGCAGACTTGACCATCGCCCAGGACATGCTCTGGCCCAACCGCGCCTTGACCGCCTCACGCGTCGACACGGCGGCGACCACCATCGCCGAGTTCCGCGCGCTCGCCGTGTATGGGGCGACCTCGTCGAACCTCTCCAAGGATTTCTACTTCGACCAGACGGGCCGCCTGCCCTGGACCAAGGATGAGGGCACCGATCCGACGGCTGCGACCTTGAAGCTGGGCTATGCCCGCGACCGGATCGCCAACGCGCTCTTTGGGGCGCCTCTAGGACCAATCAATCCCGCGAATCCCATGGGGAGGACATTTGGCCTGTGGGGTTACCCGCGCGCCGAGAAGGTGGCGCCCAGCATGGACCGCACCGACTCGATGGTGGCGCTTCCCTTGCTGGCAGGCAATTGCAGCTCGATCCAGATCGACTGGACTTGGAGCGACGGCACGGCGCACTTCGAGACCCCGGATGGAACGCCGCAGGTGGCGATGCTTCCGGCCACGCCCACGGCCACTCCGGTTCGCAACGCCAACGTCATCGATGTCCCGCTCTCCGGTCTGACCACGCAGTCCTGGCCGCAGCAGCCCTTCATGCCTCCCTCGCCGCCCAATGCAACCGGGGCCATCTCTGTAACCGGAGGTGCCACTGTCGGAAATGTCCCACGAAGCATTCCCTGGTTCGGCCTGCCCGATTCCATGTTTCCGATTCAACAGCGCCGCGGTGTCACGATGCTGGCCGGCCCATCCGTTTCGGATATCGACACGCCGCTCTCGGCGCCTTCCTATGCCACGGCAATCCGGGCGCTGAAGCCTTCCGTCGCCTCCGATCCAACCAAGAGCGCGCCCTTCACTCCGGCCGCGGGCGACATTGAGACCGTCGCCATCGCCTCGCCGCCGATCGATTGCGCGCGCATCGAACGCTTGTGTCCTACGAGTCCGGTAGGCGTTCTTCGCCCCCTCGGATCGGCGACACAGGTCTACTCCTACCAGGCGATCTTCGGACCCAACGGCGACAAGCCCTTCCGCGAGGCTCGCTATCCCGGCGGCGTGGAGCGCGTGATGCGCACCGACTACACGCCATGGCCCACGGCGCTTCGCTTCACCATCACCTTGCACGACCCCAAGCTCGCGTTCTCGCAGGGCCGCGTCTTCCAGTTCGTGGTCGAACTTCCAAAGGCGGACAAACCATGA
- a CDS encoding type II secretion system GspH family protein — MTRRAFSLVELILAIFILGIGMISIAALFPAGIKQQEIAEDDVYGPMVARHAMELLRTRLKQEDFGCFEDFSDAPANTSKVDPVPLQNTTAASGANPLAPTIPKDWIWKRPGFVAVDDTTTANRDEQGMYDIFSYYRTRRSVAAGRLAAPSALPGNFTAANLLTDINMPGIGFASVRNKLFGIPYNRAKYDELQDTSKPNYAWTFTQSGIPVSGAVPSGVVNTGNALKEPAIFITQRERYWPMPANAVGLTPTPKYVWDCMFRRQDGRILVGVFVYRVIPANGLLGGNYAAMANGQPMGTPYVTTPVNSTIDPAFGNALKDYPPIPQWVSSRPGSQVNLLRNKGDGQGNPWGAGGIDAKVGSTFASAKYSPNRDDCGVPGTGPSTATTPPTDPTALTYSETWQQPGQWFIDVYNNVHHVVEGRRTHDDGPVILAKPVPRQPYANSLVEAPTAAERTNDIAVNKTPAAGVDSLICTPGSGGDAVLGIQDIWFVPPYDANGNQLIPVFACVEEL, encoded by the coding sequence ATGACCCGCCGCGCCTTCAGCCTTGTGGAATTGATCCTGGCCATCTTCATCCTTGGCATCGGGATGATCTCCATCGCCGCGCTCTTTCCCGCGGGCATCAAGCAGCAGGAGATCGCCGAGGACGATGTCTACGGGCCGATGGTGGCGCGGCACGCGATGGAGCTGCTGCGCACGCGACTGAAGCAGGAGGATTTCGGCTGCTTCGAGGATTTTTCAGATGCTCCTGCAAATACTTCAAAGGTTGATCCCGTTCCCCTTCAGAACACCACAGCAGCCTCTGGTGCGAACCCATTAGCGCCGACCATTCCCAAGGACTGGATCTGGAAGCGACCCGGCTTCGTGGCGGTGGACGACACCACTACTGCTAACCGCGACGAGCAGGGGATGTACGACATCTTCAGTTACTACCGCACCCGCCGCAGTGTCGCCGCGGGTCGGCTTGCGGCACCCTCCGCACTTCCAGGCAACTTCACCGCGGCCAATCTGTTGACCGACATCAACATGCCCGGGATCGGTTTCGCGAGCGTTCGCAACAAACTCTTCGGAATTCCATACAACCGTGCGAAGTATGACGAATTGCAAGATACGTCGAAACCGAACTATGCCTGGACGTTCACCCAAAGTGGCATTCCCGTCTCCGGCGCGGTGCCGAGTGGAGTGGTCAACACTGGCAATGCTCTGAAGGAGCCCGCCATCTTCATCACCCAGCGAGAGCGCTACTGGCCGATGCCCGCCAACGCGGTGGGACTCACGCCCACGCCGAAGTATGTCTGGGACTGCATGTTCCGCCGGCAGGATGGTCGCATCCTGGTTGGCGTCTTCGTCTACCGGGTGATTCCCGCCAATGGACTCTTGGGCGGCAATTACGCGGCGATGGCGAATGGTCAGCCCATGGGTACCCCTTATGTCACCACGCCGGTGAACTCAACGATTGACCCGGCCTTCGGCAATGCGCTCAAGGACTATCCGCCCATTCCGCAGTGGGTCTCCAGTCGCCCAGGCTCACAGGTAAACCTGTTGCGCAACAAAGGCGACGGACAGGGCAATCCCTGGGGAGCGGGGGGCATCGATGCCAAAGTCGGCAGCACCTTCGCATCGGCGAAGTACAGCCCCAACCGAGACGATTGCGGCGTGCCGGGAACGGGTCCGAGCACCGCGACCACTCCGCCCACCGATCCGACTGCGCTGACCTATTCCGAAACCTGGCAGCAGCCCGGGCAGTGGTTCATCGATGTCTACAACAATGTGCACCATGTTGTCGAGGGCCGCCGCACTCACGATGACGGCCCGGTGATTTTGGCCAAGCCCGTGCCTCGCCAGCCTTACGCCAACTCGCTGGTCGAGGCACCGACCGCCGCGGAGCGCACCAACGACATCGCCGTGAACAAGACTCCGGCGGCAGGGGTCGACTCGCTCATCTGCACTCCCGGCTCCGGCGGCGACGCCGTGCTGGGCATTCAGGACATCTGGTTCGTGCCGCCCTACGACGCCAACGGCAATCAGCTCATTCCCGTCTTCGCCTGCGTGGAGGAGCTCTGA
- a CDS encoding prepilin-type N-terminal cleavage/methylation domain-containing protein gives MKSEVRDLRFHAPAPGFPRRGFTLIELMVVIGILISLATLTAISVSKVNKDARFSKATSMVMNALETARTLALKDHRPVMLVFTVKTQRTGTGTSGGLLSDPIQKQWTRIVGARLRDELVLETARLPINYYNDLFEAHPSFTPVDLPEGIKVAGPLMDFDRRDEMWATQPTFRDSNTNFTDMEYGYMVGVLFGSDGSLLTRITGGGGIVNASSGRNVVLDMDQDGDKLTLNSQESIGAGGDYTYNFEGEEPYIQLAPFIAVFNDAAMRELYDVNNWKGPNHPDWSPGNNPCSSYGTGRTRMNCDESEYINQFGEKIYFNRYTGRAEVFKR, from the coding sequence ATGAAAAGCGAAGTCCGCGATCTCCGGTTCCACGCTCCAGCGCCGGGCTTCCCGCGCCGCGGCTTCACGCTGATCGAGCTGATGGTCGTCATCGGCATCCTGATCTCGCTGGCCACCCTCACCGCGATCAGCGTCTCCAAGGTGAACAAGGACGCGCGCTTCTCCAAGGCCACCAGCATGGTGATGAACGCGCTGGAGACTGCCCGCACCCTGGCGCTCAAGGACCACCGCCCGGTGATGCTGGTCTTCACCGTGAAGACCCAGCGCACCGGCACGGGGACCTCCGGCGGCCTGCTCAGCGACCCCATCCAGAAGCAGTGGACCCGCATCGTCGGTGCCCGCCTTCGCGACGAGCTGGTGCTGGAGACGGCGCGGCTGCCGATCAACTATTACAACGACCTCTTCGAGGCTCATCCCAGCTTCACGCCGGTGGACCTGCCCGAGGGCATCAAGGTGGCGGGCCCGCTGATGGACTTCGACCGCCGCGACGAGATGTGGGCGACCCAGCCGACCTTCCGCGACAGCAACACCAACTTCACCGACATGGAATATGGCTACATGGTCGGCGTGCTCTTCGGCTCCGACGGCTCGCTGCTCACCCGCATCACCGGCGGCGGCGGCATCGTCAACGCCAGCTCCGGCCGCAATGTGGTGCTGGACATGGACCAGGACGGCGACAAGCTCACCCTGAACTCGCAGGAAAGCATCGGCGCTGGCGGCGACTACACCTACAACTTCGAGGGGGAGGAGCCTTACATTCAGCTCGCTCCTTTCATCGCGGTCTTCAATGACGCCGCCATGCGAGAGCTCTACGACGTGAACAACTGGAAGGGGCCCAACCATCCTGACTGGAGCCCGGGCAACAATCCCTGCTCCAGCTATGGAACCGGACGCACGCGCATGAACTGCGACGAGTCGGAGTACATCAACCAATTCGGCGAGAAGATCTATTTCAACCGCTACACGGGGCGGGCGGAGGTCTTCAAGCGATGA
- a CDS encoding type II secretion system GspH family protein: MTNHPHSTRALRAAPSRRGGFTLVELLVVIGVIAMLVGLLIVGINAAQKRAQRVNTQFLMSSISQALSRFKSDHGYYPPLLGDPSTLTTSTLWGTAALSATPSTQVGYMRDLLPSPSNTASAGQTTKVGQWSSAKAKALQDWNSVTTLPEYLLGAGDRSADGYGICGELSSPPPTDLKAGEREQPRAGIRSPGMDGVWGAALQPITNADVAATPGAAASYSGVTLGAPTRKGLFFTRNLALPSRVLIATTTATGNGNDTTKCILRSRANLEGKVYGPYLELKDPSILGGIKGIKANGDYDIVRATDGDDNFDRYPKVILDYWGQPIRFYRRGYVNYTPNTPDAATDGTRFDLGDFFALRPTSANESEFVPNAQAKDDVLDDENPDLPTSIAINGKDRSSTQRLRSAEFALLSSGPDRKLDRTRRIALTGPAKDVDINADNIVETGP, encoded by the coding sequence ATGACGAACCATCCCCACAGCACCCGGGCACTTCGGGCGGCTCCCAGCCGCCGCGGCGGATTCACCCTGGTGGAGCTGCTGGTGGTGATCGGCGTCATCGCCATGCTCGTCGGCCTGCTGATTGTGGGAATCAACGCGGCGCAGAAGCGCGCCCAGCGGGTCAACACGCAGTTCCTGATGAGCTCGATCTCGCAGGCGCTCTCGCGCTTCAAGTCCGACCACGGCTACTACCCGCCGTTGCTGGGCGACCCATCGACGCTGACCACCAGCACGCTCTGGGGCACTGCGGCCCTCTCAGCGACCCCCTCGACGCAGGTGGGCTACATGCGCGACCTGCTGCCCTCGCCGTCCAACACGGCCAGCGCCGGCCAGACCACCAAGGTCGGCCAGTGGTCCAGCGCCAAGGCCAAGGCGCTGCAGGATTGGAACAGCGTGACCACGCTGCCGGAATATCTGCTGGGCGCCGGCGACCGCTCCGCCGACGGCTATGGCATCTGCGGCGAGCTCTCCTCGCCGCCGCCCACCGACCTCAAGGCAGGCGAGCGCGAGCAACCGCGTGCGGGCATTCGCTCGCCCGGCATGGATGGCGTCTGGGGCGCGGCGCTGCAGCCGATCACCAACGCCGACGTGGCGGCGACTCCAGGCGCGGCGGCTTCCTACTCCGGCGTCACGCTGGGCGCGCCGACCCGCAAGGGACTTTTCTTCACCCGCAATCTGGCCCTGCCCAGCCGCGTGCTGATCGCCACCACCACCGCCACCGGCAACGGCAACGACACCACCAAGTGCATCCTGCGCAGTCGCGCCAATCTTGAGGGCAAGGTGTACGGGCCCTACCTCGAGCTGAAGGATCCTTCGATCCTCGGCGGCATCAAGGGGATCAAGGCCAACGGCGACTATGACATCGTCCGCGCCACCGATGGCGACGACAATTTCGACCGCTATCCAAAGGTGATCCTTGACTACTGGGGGCAGCCCATCCGCTTCTACCGCCGCGGCTACGTCAACTACACGCCCAACACGCCGGATGCGGCGACCGACGGAACCCGCTTTGACCTGGGCGACTTCTTCGCGCTGCGCCCCACCAGCGCCAACGAAAGCGAATTCGTCCCCAACGCGCAGGCCAAGGACGATGTGCTGGACGACGAAAATCCCGACCTGCCGACCTCGATCGCCATCAACGGCAAGGACCGCTCCTCCACGCAGCGGCTGCGCAGCGCCGAGTTCGCGCTGCTCTCCTCGGGTCCCGATCGCAAGCTGGATCGCACGCGGCGCATCGCATTGACCGGCCCCGCCAAGGATGTCGACATCAACGCCGACAACATCGTGGAGACCGGGCCATGA
- a CDS encoding type II secretion system F family protein has translation MANTTYAYEAMTAAGKAQKGTMDAASSEEVIKSLRGQGMFPTSVREQKATKTEKTKKVKVAKKKGKGMGFSLPGRVNTKTMTNFTRQLSTLQDAGLPLLRSMQILEQQQKPGKLKKILGVVCEDVEGGSTLSESFAKHPKAFDRLYCKMVAAGEVGGVLDVILQRLADFMEKGQRLKRRIKGAMIYPACVISIAVAIVTGIMYFVIPKFVTIFADFDVKLPALTLFLIETSNWIAGTSSKNQAVPGVVWILVSPFLIIIVFKLFRKTEFGRAAFDVFFVKAPGIGNLVRKTTIARFTRTLGTLISAGVPILEAVLITRDTCGNWIYERALNKVHDSIRDGESFAAPLRASKVVDSLVVNMIDVGEETGDMDVMLTKIADNYDEEVDVAVGSLLSLLEPFMVIVLGGIIGTIVLALFLPLVSMIESVSGGGKK, from the coding sequence ATGGCCAACACCACCTACGCCTACGAAGCAATGACCGCGGCCGGCAAGGCCCAGAAGGGCACCATGGACGCCGCCTCCAGCGAGGAGGTCATCAAGTCGCTGCGCGGGCAGGGCATGTTCCCCACCAGCGTCCGCGAGCAGAAGGCCACCAAGACGGAGAAGACCAAGAAGGTGAAGGTCGCCAAGAAGAAGGGCAAGGGGATGGGCTTCTCCCTGCCCGGCCGCGTGAACACCAAGACCATGACCAACTTCACGCGCCAGCTCAGCACCCTGCAGGACGCCGGACTGCCGCTGCTGCGCAGCATGCAGATCCTTGAGCAGCAGCAGAAGCCGGGCAAGCTGAAGAAGATCCTCGGCGTGGTCTGCGAGGATGTCGAGGGCGGATCGACCTTGAGCGAATCCTTCGCCAAGCACCCCAAAGCCTTCGACCGCCTCTACTGCAAGATGGTCGCCGCGGGCGAGGTCGGCGGTGTGCTCGACGTCATCCTGCAGCGCCTGGCGGACTTCATGGAAAAGGGCCAGCGCCTGAAGCGGCGCATCAAGGGCGCCATGATCTATCCGGCCTGCGTCATCTCCATCGCCGTGGCCATTGTCACCGGCATCATGTACTTCGTCATCCCGAAGTTCGTCACCATTTTCGCCGACTTCGACGTGAAGTTGCCGGCGCTGACGCTCTTCCTGATCGAGACCAGCAACTGGATCGCGGGCACCAGCAGCAAGAACCAGGCCGTGCCCGGGGTGGTGTGGATTCTGGTCTCGCCCTTCCTCATCATCATTGTCTTCAAGCTCTTCCGCAAGACGGAGTTCGGGCGTGCCGCCTTCGACGTCTTCTTCGTGAAGGCGCCGGGCATCGGCAATCTGGTCCGCAAAACCACCATTGCGCGATTCACGCGTACCCTGGGCACCCTGATCAGCGCCGGCGTACCCATTCTGGAGGCGGTGCTGATCACCCGCGACACCTGCGGCAACTGGATCTATGAGCGGGCCCTGAACAAGGTGCACGACTCCATCCGCGACGGCGAGAGCTTCGCGGCGCCGCTTCGCGCCAGCAAGGTGGTGGACAGCCTGGTGGTGAACATGATCGACGTGGGCGAGGAGACCGGCGACATGGACGTGATGCTCACCAAGATCGCCGACAACTACGACGAAGAAGTCGACGTCGCCGTCGGCAGTCTGCTGAGCCTGCTGGAGCCCTTCATGGTCATCGTGCTTGGAGGCATCATCGGCACCATCGTGCTGGCCCTCTTCCTGCCGTTGGTGAGCATGATCGAAAGCGTCTCCGGAGGCGGAAAGAAATAG
- the tadA gene encoding Flp pilus assembly complex ATPase component TadA — protein sequence MELKGRRLGRALTKLGKVTREQVHQALELQKTTHKGKQLGDILVEIGLIQPIDIQIVLSGMGGLPFVSLKDRTFDETTLKAITAETARSYQVVPIEFDSVTKKLVIALKGPESFRAVDDLRMLMGLKVSAVVAPPDEIDAILKEHFQSKDSLAEVYADLSQSNAAQALEGRGASVDLATLQEAANDNNVINLLNLVLLQAIRDKASDIHLEPFEDEFKMRYRIDGVLYEMSPPPPSLAMAIVSRVKVMANLDIAERRLPQDGRIELNLNNAPVDLRVAVLPTMFGESVVLRVLDRSNVQLSLDRVGLREDDLEKVRGLIAKPNGIVIVTGPTGSGKTTTLYAALNELNTIDTKILTAEDPVEYDIEGLIQCQVNTDQELTFAKLLRSFLRQDPDIILVGEIRDLETAQISIQASLTGHLVFSTLHTNDAPSSILRLIDLGIESFLLTATLEAVVAQRLVRRVCATCKETYIPSEEQLMELSLRSSDVSSRTFTRGKGCDKCNKTGYKGRLALYEIMVVDDAMRELIMTQASTNVLKQAARKRGMRTLRESGLLAIYDGQTTIEEVVRETLSEE from the coding sequence ATGGAGCTCAAGGGCCGCCGACTCGGCCGGGCGCTCACCAAGCTTGGGAAGGTCACGCGAGAGCAAGTGCATCAGGCGCTGGAATTGCAAAAGACGACGCACAAGGGGAAGCAGCTCGGCGACATCCTGGTCGAGATCGGGCTGATCCAACCCATCGACATTCAGATCGTGCTCTCAGGCATGGGCGGACTTCCGTTCGTCTCCCTGAAGGACCGCACCTTCGACGAGACCACGCTCAAGGCGATCACGGCGGAGACGGCGCGCAGCTACCAGGTCGTCCCGATCGAGTTCGACTCCGTGACCAAGAAGCTGGTGATCGCGCTGAAGGGTCCGGAGAGCTTCCGCGCCGTCGACGACCTGCGGATGCTCATGGGTCTGAAGGTCTCCGCGGTGGTGGCGCCGCCGGATGAGATCGACGCGATCCTCAAGGAGCACTTCCAGTCCAAGGACTCGCTCGCCGAGGTCTACGCCGACCTCTCGCAGAGCAACGCCGCCCAGGCGCTCGAGGGCCGCGGCGCCAGCGTCGACCTGGCCACGCTGCAGGAAGCCGCCAACGACAACAACGTGATCAACCTGCTCAACCTGGTGCTGCTGCAGGCCATCCGCGACAAGGCCAGCGACATCCACCTGGAGCCCTTCGAAGATGAGTTCAAGATGCGCTACCGCATCGACGGCGTGCTCTACGAGATGTCGCCGCCGCCGCCATCGCTGGCGATGGCCATCGTCAGCCGCGTGAAGGTCATGGCCAACCTGGACATCGCCGAGCGCCGCCTGCCGCAGGACGGCCGCATTGAGCTGAACCTGAACAACGCCCCGGTCGACCTCCGCGTCGCCGTGCTGCCGACCATGTTCGGCGAGAGCGTCGTGCTCCGAGTCCTGGACCGCAGCAACGTGCAGCTGAGCCTGGACCGCGTCGGCCTGCGCGAAGACGACCTGGAGAAGGTGCGCGGGCTCATTGCCAAGCCCAACGGCATCGTGATCGTCACCGGCCCGACCGGCAGCGGCAAGACCACCACGCTCTACGCCGCGCTCAACGAGCTCAACACCATCGACACCAAGATCCTGACCGCGGAGGATCCCGTCGAATATGACATCGAGGGGCTGATCCAATGCCAGGTGAACACCGACCAGGAACTGACCTTCGCCAAGCTCCTCCGCAGCTTCCTCCGTCAGGATCCCGACATCATCCTCGTCGGTGAAATCCGCGATCTTGAAACCGCGCAGATCTCCATCCAGGCCAGCCTCACCGGCCACTTGGTCTTCAGCACGCTCCACACCAACGACGCCCCCAGCAGCATCCTGCGCTTGATCGATCTCGGCATCGAGAGCTTCCTGCTCACCGCCACGCTCGAGGCGGTTGTCGCCCAGCGGCTGGTGCGCCGCGTCTGCGCCACCTGCAAGGAGACCTACATCCCCAGCGAGGAGCAGCTCATGGAGCTCTCGCTCCGCTCCTCGGATGTCTCCAGCCGCACCTTCACCCGCGGCAAGGGCTGCGACAAGTGCAACAAGACCGGCTACAAGGGCCGACTCGCGCTCTATGAAATCATGGTCGTCGACGACGCCATGCGCGAGCTCATCATGACCCAGGCCAGCACCAACGTGCTCAAGCAGGCCGCCCGCAAGCGTGGCATGCGCACGCTGCGCGAGAGCGGATTGCTGGCGATCTACGACGGACAGACCACCATCGAGGAAGTGGTCCGGGAAACCCTCTCCGAGGAATAA